A single region of the Pristis pectinata isolate sPriPec2 chromosome 25, sPriPec2.1.pri, whole genome shotgun sequence genome encodes:
- the tut1 gene encoding speckle targeted PIP5K1A-regulated poly(A) polymerase: protein MAARCSVGPGRSGAAGYHCSLCDVRVPNSPTLNEHIKGKKHQKLLSVRNTRKLQQEKSVFVSGFQKGTSNLEITDYFQSFGTVASVIMDKDKGLYAIVEMESNKEVENVLSIPQHSMNGQKLRVKHREYKEFKYIPKKKQDPGKKQFIDFEELSLALCQAVDVDEQLKKLMELFELTDNERMLRKLTVSLIQEVFLEFFPGCKILPFGSSVNAFDIHGCDMDLFLDLENTKTYQANAYAPAETEGVKDIKQNAQSESQSEDSILSDIDLKTSTTPEILELVATVLQKCVPGVHKVQAVTSARLPVVKFIHKESGLQGDISINNRLAVRNTMFLQLCASMDPRVRPLVYAIRHWAKQKHLAGNPFGGGSLMNNYAVTLLVVFFLQNRTSPILPTVNHLKEHAGEEDHCIIDGWDCTFPRDCSKMEASKNTESLCVLLAEFYKFYAEFDYAGTVISLKDGKVHLVTDFIGPDSDKKFRLGPINIQDPFELSHNVSGNVNERTAQRFKRQLDEACKYCRSLQYQRKSNKGKVWGIVRLFQPLSSADCSPAPSPGVDLSPGKEMSYGENMLSIPLQAVVPFLSKQGKDCMDLQILEKFGLTKCVMLFYT, encoded by the exons ATGGCGGCACGGTGCAGCGTCGGGCCCG GCCGTTCGGGCGCGGCCGGTTACCACTGTTCGCTCTGTGATGTTCGAGTTCCCAACA GCCCCACCTTAAATGAACACATTAAAGGAAAGAAACATCAAAAGCTTTTGAGTGTGAGGAATACCAGGAAGTTGCAACAAGAAAAGAGTGTGTTTGTGAGTGGTTTCCAAAAGGGCACATCCAATTTGGAGATCACAGATTACTTTCAGAGTTTTGGCACGGTTGCAAGCGTGATAATGGACAAAGACAAA GGATTATATGCAATTGTTGAGATGGAAAGTAATAAAGAAGTGGAGAATGTGCTGTCTATCCCACAGCACTCCATGAATGGTCAGAAACTCCGAGTGAAACACAGAGAGTATAAGGAATTCAAATATATTCCAAAGAAAAAGCAGGATCCTGGGAAAAAGCAGTTCATAGATTTTGAAGAATTGTCTTTGGCTCTCTGTCAAGCAGTTGAT GTTGATGAACAATTGAAGAAGTTGATGGAGTTGTTTGAGCTTACAGACAATGAAAGAATGCTTAGGAAGCTGACTGTGTCGCTGATACAGGAGGTCTTTTTAGAATTCTTCCCAG GTTGTAAAATCTTGCCCTTTGGGTCATCAGTGAATGCTTTTGATATCCACGGCTGTGACATGGATCTTTTTCTGGATCTTGAAAATACAAAGACTTACCAGGCGAATGCCTATGCTCCAGCTGAAACTGAA GGGGTTAAGGATATTAAACAGAATGCTCAGTCTGAAAGCCAATCTGAGGATTCGATCTTGTCGGACATTGACCTGAAAACTTCAACAACACCTGAAATACTTGAACTTGTAGCCACTGTGTTACAGAAGTGTGTTCCAGGTGTTCACAAAGTTCAAGCTGTTACCTCTGCCAGGCTACCTGTGGTGAAATTTATTCATAAGGAATCCGGCTTGCAAGGAGACATCTCCATCAATAATAG GTTGGCTGTACGTAACACAATGTTTCTTCAGTTATGTGCTTCAATGGATCCAAGAGTGAGGCCTCTGGTTTATGCTATTCGCCACTGGGCAAAACAAAAGCACTTGGCTG GAAATCCTTTTGGAGGGGGGTCGTTGATGAATAATTATGCAGTTACTCTCTTAGTTGTGTTCTTCCTTCAGAACAGAACATCTCCAATTCTTCCCACTGTGAACCATTTGAAAGAGCATGCAG GTGAGGAAGACCACTGTATAATTGATGGCTGGGATTGCACTTTTCCAAGAGATTGCTCTAAAATGGAAGCCAGTAAAAACACTGAAAGTTTAT GTGTACTACTTGCGGAGTTCTATAAGTTTTATGCAGAGTTTGACTATGCTGGAACTGTGATTTCATTGAAGGATGGTAAAGTTCACCTTGTAACTGACTTTATTGGTCCTGATTCAGATAAAAAATTTAGGCTTGGTCCAATTAATATTCAGGATCCATTTGAACTGAGTCATAATGTTTCAGGAAACGTCAATGAAAGGACAGCACAAAGGTTTAAGCGGCAGTTGGATGAAGCCTGCAAGTATTGTCGTAGCCTGCAGTACCAGAGGAAATCTAACAAAGGGAAGGTCTGGGGTATAGTCAGGTTGTTTCAACCTTTAAGTAGTGCCGACTGttcccctgcaccttctccaggtgTAGATCTTAGTCCAGGCAAAGAAATGAGCTATGGCGAGAATATGTTGAGTATCCCCCTTCAAGCTGTCGTGCCTTTCCTGAGCAAACAAGGGAAAGACTGCATGGATCTCCAGATTTTAGAGAAGTTTGGTTTGACAAAGTGTGTCATGCTCTTCTATACGTGA
- the LOC127582831 gene encoding beta-1,4 N-acetylgalactosaminyltransferase 2-like, whose translation MILNQVKLKATQGILNTIVETSDGVLNGLGEKELTITSSSLEIVNNILKHVTYTSTKYQIDAADLEHIDVLSVIIKQPPKPRFYDPGPDSSINSLVTIVTKTFIRYRKLRILISSIWNFYPNITIVIANGNETPEKIEGPHIEQYIMPFAKGWFAGRNLAASQVTTKYLLWVDEDFEFTEEMKLEKLVNVLENTDLDLVSASVSGSQFQFKMWYEKGNNDGDCLFSQSGSLHPLDGFPNCVVTSLVVNFFLAKTEKVWRVGFDPWLARVIHPEFFIDGLGSLLMESCNDVNIGHQKKDKPIQESLKAVEMKYTTFRRATKHQFLSRFALIHFKNWLKCNTQYKHRGPDCHCIQHFTHSTFCLQLILLEL comes from the exons GTCAAACTGAAGGCTACTCAAGGAATATTGAATACAATTGTTGAAACTTCTGATGGTGTGTTAAATGGATTAGGTGAAAAAGAATTGACAATAACAAGCTCAAGTTTGGAAATCGTCAATAATATCCTCAAACATGTTACTTATACAAGCACAAAGTACCAAATTGACGCTGCTGATTTAG AGCATATTGATGTACTTTCAGTCATCATCAAGCAACCCCCAAAGCCACGGTTCTATGACCCTGGACCAG ACAGTAGCATTAACTCCTTGGTGACAATAGTGACAAAGACATTCATAAGATATCGTAAGCTTCGGATCTTAATAAGTAGCATTTGGAATTTTTACCCAAACATTACAATAGTCATTGCAAATGGTAATGAAACTCCTGAAAAAATTGAAGGACCACACATCGAGCAATACATAATGCCATTTGCAAAA GGATGGTTTGCTGGAAGAAATTTGGCAGCATCTCAGGTTACAACTAAATACCTTCTTTGGGTGGATGAGGATTTTGAATTTACCGAAGAAATGAAACTAGAAAAGCTTGTAAATGTATTAGAAAACACAGACTTGGATCTG GTCAGTGCCTCTGTGAGTGGGAGTCAATTCCAGTTCAAGATGTGGTATGAGAAAGGAAATAATGATGGGGACTGCTTGTTTTCCCAGTCTGGTAGTCTTCACCCATTGGATGGGTTTCCAAATTGTGTGGTTACCAGTCTTGTGGTGAACTTTTTTCTGGCCAAGACAGAGAAAGTGTGGCGTGTTGGGTTTGATCCTTGGTTGGCAAGGGTAATTCACCCAG AGTTTTTCATTGATGGCCTTGGTAGTTTGCTCATGGAATCATGCAACGATGTCAACATTGGTCATCAGAAAAAGGATAAACCAATACAGGAATCTCTAAAGGCAGTTGAAATGAAATATACCACTTTTAGGCGTGCAACAAAACATCAATTCCTATCCCGCTTTGCTTTAATCCACTTCAAAAATTGGCTTAAATGTAACACTCAGTACAAACACCGAGGGCCTGATTGCCATTGCATTCAACATTTTACACACTCCACCTTTTGTTTACAATTAATATTGCTTGAACTatga